The segment ACCCCGCCGGATCTCGCGCCGGGCAAAATCGCGAGGGTTGAGCGGCTGTCTTCATCGTCAAGCTCCAAGGGCGAGATTTTCGTTCCACGCGGTTTTGGTTTTGAGCATCACATTGAGGATGATCAGGATCTTCCGCATGCACGCGACCATGACCACCTTGAACGCCTTGCCGGCGGCGGTCAGCCGGTCGGCGTAGGCCTTGATCGTCGGGTTGTGACGCTTGGCGACCCAGGCGGCCATGAACAAGGCGCCGCGGGCGTCCGTCCGGCCGCCCCGGATCATGCGTTTGCCACGGTGCGTGCCCGAATCGTGATTCATCGGCGCGACCCCCGCCAGCGAGGCGATCTGTTCCCGGTTGAGCCTCCCCAGTTCCGGCAGGTCCGCGACCAGGCGGAA is part of the Tepidisphaeraceae bacterium genome and harbors:
- a CDS encoding transposase, which translates into the protein DARVLAEFAMRLEPRPSERPSPQQVMLDELLTRRRQLVAMRVMELNRQSQAVGALTVRQIKHHLKHLEKQIAQIDAALESLIDNDPEWRERVALIDGVPGIGKTIAFRLVADLPELGRLNREQIASLAGVAPMNHDSGTHRGKRMIRGGRTDARGALFMAAWVAKRHNPTIKAYADRLTAAGKAFKVVMVACMRKILIILNVMLKTKTAWNENLALGA